In Candidatus Hydrogenedentota bacterium, a genomic segment contains:
- a CDS encoding MoxR family ATPase: MGEFRDVVKNIIGNTETVVLGKTHVVKTALAAVLAGGHILLEDVPGVAKTVLVRSLAVSSGCSFRRIQCTPDLLPSDVTGVSIFNQKTREFEFRPGPIFAQMIVADEINRATPRTQSALLEAMAEGQVSIDGQTHRMEQPFIVFATQNPVEHEGTFPLPEAQLDRFMLKLSMGYPSIVVEAQMLEKTRVKHPLEDLGPVADPTTLTRMQMGVREVFIHDQVRDYLLRLVAATRQSSHLNLGASPRASMALFRCAQAFAAIEGRGYVIPDDIKALAHPVIEHRLILNPESRLRRVTPYSVLHDILEQVSVPAGRASWKQ, encoded by the coding sequence ATGGGGGAATTCAGAGACGTCGTCAAAAACATCATAGGGAACACGGAAACGGTTGTTCTGGGCAAAACCCACGTAGTGAAAACGGCGCTGGCCGCCGTGCTTGCGGGCGGGCATATTTTGCTCGAGGATGTTCCCGGCGTGGCGAAGACGGTTTTGGTACGCAGTCTGGCGGTGTCGAGCGGCTGCTCATTCCGGCGCATTCAATGCACGCCAGACCTGCTGCCATCGGATGTTACGGGGGTTTCGATATTCAATCAGAAGACCCGTGAATTCGAGTTTCGGCCCGGGCCCATTTTCGCACAGATGATCGTTGCTGACGAAATCAACCGAGCCACGCCCCGCACGCAATCGGCTTTGCTCGAGGCAATGGCCGAGGGCCAAGTTTCGATAGACGGGCAGACGCACAGGATGGAGCAGCCTTTCATCGTGTTCGCGACACAGAATCCGGTGGAACACGAGGGGACTTTCCCGTTGCCGGAGGCTCAGCTCGACCGTTTCATGCTCAAGCTCTCGATGGGATATCCGAGCATCGTCGTGGAGGCGCAGATGCTCGAGAAGACGCGCGTGAAACATCCTCTGGAAGACCTCGGGCCGGTGGCTGATCCCACCACGCTCACGCGGATGCAAATGGGAGTGCGTGAGGTATTCATACACGACCAGGTCCGCGATTATCTGTTGCGTCTTGTTGCCGCGACGCGGCAATCGTCGCACCTCAACCTTGGGGCGAGCCCTCGCGCGTCCATGGCGCTTTTTCGCTGCGCACAGGCGTTTGCGGCGATTGAAGGCCGCGGATATGTGATTCCGGACGACATTAAGGCCCTTGCGCATCCGGTCATCGAGCACCGCCTGATACTCAACCCCGAAAGCCGGCTGCGGCGCGTCACCCCGTACAGCGTGCTTCATGACATTCTGGAGCAGGTGTCCGTGCCGGCTGGGCGGGCGAGTTGGAAACAATGA
- a CDS encoding serine/threonine-protein kinase translates to MRLFARNKEAPQELEEGGEFSEEAQQSSTLPLSHVGPYEIIAPIGSGGMGTVYKAIDRKRDQTVAIKVLDRRYDLDKRRRRQDFLGREVLIAASLEHPCIVRMHKEIVEQEDASGNIRRCLVMEYIDGHNLRKHIRERDLSVSQMIDLTIRLCHGLDFLHQKGIVHRDIKPENFLFSRDMKNVKIVDFGLSKSNASWKTRWMREGGGTRRYMSPEQLSKKKLDARSDIFSLGITLYELFAGRHPCDGQDSREIMRQIRSSRYKFEPPSKYNRAIPRQLDQIILKALRRRPERRYQSVTEILMDLSRVSASRI, encoded by the coding sequence ATGAGACTTTTTGCGCGAAATAAAGAGGCCCCTCAGGAACTCGAAGAAGGGGGCGAGTTTTCCGAGGAGGCGCAACAATCCTCGACTCTTCCGCTGAGCCATGTGGGACCGTATGAGATCATCGCACCAATCGGCAGTGGCGGTATGGGCACCGTATACAAGGCCATTGATCGGAAACGGGACCAAACCGTAGCGATAAAGGTGCTGGACCGCCGGTACGATCTGGATAAGAGGCGCCGCAGGCAGGACTTTCTTGGCCGGGAGGTGCTTATAGCGGCCTCGCTCGAGCATCCGTGCATCGTCCGCATGCACAAGGAAATCGTTGAACAGGAGGACGCGAGCGGGAACATCCGGCGGTGCCTGGTCATGGAGTACATCGACGGGCACAATCTCCGGAAGCATATTCGCGAACGCGACCTGAGCGTTTCTCAGATGATAGACCTTACGATACGCTTGTGCCACGGTCTCGATTTCCTGCATCAAAAGGGCATTGTCCATCGTGACATCAAGCCGGAGAACTTCCTGTTCTCGCGTGACATGAAAAACGTCAAGATAGTGGATTTTGGCTTGTCGAAATCGAATGCGAGCTGGAAGACGCGCTGGATGCGGGAAGGCGGGGGCACGCGCCGGTACATGTCGCCGGAGCAGCTGTCGAAGAAGAAGCTTGATGCGCGTTCCGACATATTCTCTCTTGGCATTACGCTATACGAGCTCTTTGCGGGGAGACACCCTTGCGACGGCCAGGATTCACGCGAGATCATGCGCCAGATTCGCAGCAGCAGATACAAGTTTGAGCCGCCTTCCAAGTACAACCGCGCGATTCCGCGGCAGTTGGACCAGATCATCTTGAAGGCGTTGCGACGACGCCCGGAACGGCGTTATCAATCGGTTACAGAGATTCTGATGGATCTTTCGCGGGTTTCCGCTTCGCGCATCTGA
- a CDS encoding L,D-transpeptidase family protein, which translates to MASRKRRDDISLTKIILGICLVCVIVFGVYRVARWFKEDYVGGALEAAAPSELLRAEEALRSGNLEEARAKLLPIVEGVQNMVVTPQALLLLARVEEQAGNVDQSLAYLKQAATGFADSPFHLQAELAYARALERKGDVEAALALYTSHEQTAAPEMRAPSLCGLARAAERAGDVEKARTLYRQATRDATWNSPDWDEAADGLGRLNSELIFSNKPTPESKVYVVERGDNLINIGMKLNTTQGLLTRANGLSKETTLNVGDRLKYTPKDFRIIIERSTCRLFLLDSDGLFKRYMVGLGTPGHETTLGEFRIGNKQVDPTWFRPNVGPIPPEDPRNELGSRWMPLVPEREQLPTDLGIHGTIAPETIGKYSSSGCARMLNADAEELYDLVVRSTPVEIVETVDPRESGL; encoded by the coding sequence ATGGCCTCAAGAAAACGAAGAGACGATATTAGCCTTACGAAAATCATTCTTGGCATCTGTTTGGTGTGTGTCATCGTTTTCGGAGTGTATCGTGTTGCACGCTGGTTCAAAGAGGATTACGTCGGAGGGGCGCTGGAGGCCGCGGCGCCTTCGGAACTTCTGCGAGCGGAAGAAGCGCTGCGTTCGGGTAATCTCGAGGAGGCGCGGGCAAAGCTGCTTCCCATCGTTGAGGGCGTACAGAACATGGTGGTTACTCCGCAGGCCTTGCTGCTGCTTGCCCGCGTGGAGGAGCAGGCCGGCAACGTCGACCAGAGCCTGGCTTATTTGAAGCAGGCCGCAACAGGATTCGCGGACAGCCCCTTCCATTTGCAGGCCGAGCTGGCGTACGCGCGGGCTTTGGAACGGAAAGGGGATGTCGAAGCCGCTCTGGCTCTCTATACGTCTCACGAGCAGACTGCGGCGCCCGAGATGCGTGCCCCGTCGCTTTGCGGACTGGCGCGCGCGGCTGAACGAGCAGGAGATGTCGAGAAAGCGCGCACGCTCTATCGGCAGGCCACGCGGGACGCTACATGGAACAGTCCGGATTGGGATGAAGCCGCCGACGGCTTGGGCAGATTGAACTCGGAACTGATCTTTTCGAACAAGCCCACCCCGGAAAGCAAGGTTTACGTAGTTGAACGCGGCGATAACCTGATTAACATCGGGATGAAATTGAACACGACGCAGGGGCTGTTGACGCGGGCAAACGGTCTCTCGAAGGAAACAACGCTGAATGTCGGCGATCGGCTCAAATATACGCCGAAGGATTTTCGTATTATCATCGAGCGGTCCACGTGCAGGCTCTTCCTGCTCGACAGCGACGGTCTTTTCAAGCGGTACATGGTGGGACTCGGAACCCCCGGGCATGAGACCACCCTGGGGGAGTTTCGCATTGGCAACAAGCAGGTTGACCCGACGTGGTTCAGACCGAACGTGGGCCCGATTCCGCCGGAGGATCCCAGGAACGAACTGGGCTCGCGCTGGATGCCTCTGGTTCCGGAACGCGAACAGCTTCCGACCGATCTGGGCATCCACGGCACGATCGCTCCGGAGACCATCGGGAAATACAGCTCAAGCGGATGTGCCCGGATGCTGAATGCCGATGCCGAGGAGCTGTACGATCTTGTGGTGCGTTCTACGCCGGTCGAGATTGTGGAAACGGTGGACCCGCGCGAATCGGGTTTGTAG
- a CDS encoding sensor domain-containing diguanylate cyclase — translation MTALWDEIEEISASRAEPGGFVPVEDPSLFLALGAEAAEFAASCIGADAVILVDAETAGALPQLAALTESAAFAACAGAPPDMWEHAERVVSMTSRTASSDNRFLVIVSGTVSFASVGVIVRNAGALAFRGGWTCDRKSVDIVLGEMAGMFERAEHDRGKLCPPSRSSDLSLKLATHLMATMVAQFAAQQQDIAMDRHDLFSVLEILKAISSKRRAHDVLYVFVEQISRVIETDRCSIVQVWGGERKGRVQASHEDESVSDLVIDLDKYPELLQAMETRQKVIINDVTRHHLTRPYARQLSAAGIRVLMVIPIVLFDPNVGSLFLRVTRRRRSFTLREIGFCEIVAEAAGHALERAQLFERIQRANERLERLAVTDALTGLYNRRHFHQRLQDEYQRSKRYDLPLACLMFDIDDFKKINDTYGHLQGDTVLREIAVRTNGVIRKTDICARYGGEEFVVIMPQTRLAGARSQAQRLLEVLRSSKYPGMPAKARVTVSVGVAVLDLEKMDNCDALVAQADVALYEAKRLGKNRVVVAETSGDTT, via the coding sequence ATGACGGCGCTGTGGGATGAAATAGAGGAGATAAGCGCCTCGAGAGCCGAGCCAGGCGGGTTTGTGCCCGTTGAGGACCCCAGTCTTTTTCTGGCTCTTGGCGCAGAGGCTGCCGAATTTGCCGCCTCTTGTATCGGTGCGGACGCGGTCATCCTGGTAGATGCGGAGACAGCAGGGGCTCTTCCTCAACTTGCCGCTCTGACCGAGAGTGCGGCATTTGCCGCATGCGCGGGCGCGCCGCCCGATATGTGGGAACACGCCGAGCGTGTTGTGTCCATGACGTCTCGGACAGCGTCATCAGACAACCGGTTTCTGGTGATTGTTTCGGGGACGGTGAGCTTTGCCTCGGTTGGGGTCATCGTTAGAAACGCGGGGGCGCTGGCGTTTCGCGGGGGGTGGACATGCGATCGGAAGAGCGTTGACATCGTGCTGGGGGAAATGGCCGGGATGTTCGAGCGCGCTGAGCACGATCGGGGGAAGCTCTGTCCGCCTTCCCGGTCGTCGGATCTTTCGCTGAAGCTCGCCACCCACCTCATGGCCACTATGGTGGCTCAATTCGCGGCCCAGCAACAAGACATCGCGATGGATCGGCACGATCTGTTTTCGGTGTTAGAGATCTTGAAAGCCATCTCCTCAAAGCGGCGCGCCCATGATGTTCTTTATGTCTTCGTGGAACAGATTTCGCGTGTTATCGAGACTGACCGGTGTTCCATCGTGCAGGTGTGGGGCGGCGAGCGGAAAGGCCGTGTGCAAGCCTCGCACGAAGACGAGTCCGTTTCCGACCTCGTCATAGACCTTGACAAGTATCCCGAGCTGCTTCAGGCCATGGAGACGCGCCAGAAGGTCATCATCAACGATGTAACGCGGCACCATCTCACCCGGCCCTATGCCAGGCAGCTTTCCGCGGCGGGTATTCGGGTTCTCATGGTGATCCCTATCGTATTGTTTGACCCGAATGTGGGGTCGTTATTCTTGCGCGTAACGCGCCGCCGCCGCTCCTTCACCCTTCGCGAGATCGGATTTTGCGAGATTGTGGCGGAGGCGGCGGGCCACGCTCTGGAACGCGCTCAATTGTTCGAGCGTATCCAGCGGGCAAATGAACGCCTCGAACGTTTGGCGGTCACGGACGCCCTCACCGGCTTGTACAATCGCCGCCATTTTCACCAGCGTCTTCAAGACGAGTACCAGCGGAGCAAACGCTATGACTTGCCCTTGGCATGCCTGATGTTCGACATCGATGATTTCAAGAAGATCAACGATACCTACGGGCATCTACAGGGAGATACTGTGTTGCGCGAGATCGCGGTCCGGACCAATGGCGTCATTCGCAAGACCGATATCTGCGCCCGTTATGGCGGCGAGGAATTCGTCGTCATCATGCCTCAGACAAGGCTTGCGGGCGCCCGCTCGCAGGCCCAACGTCTCTTGGAAGTGTTGCGTTCCAGCAAGTATCCAGGAATGCCCGCGAAAGCCCGCGTTACGGTAAGCGTGGGGGTCGCTGTACTTGATCTTGAGAAGATGGACAATTGCGATGCCTTGGTTGCTCAAGCGGATGTGGCGCTTTATGAAGCAAAACGGTTGGGGAAGAACCGGGTGGTGGTGGCGGAGACCTCAGGAGACACAACGTGA
- a CDS encoding endo-1,4-beta-xylanase, translated as MRFSVIVGATMVFQMTFAAAGAGALEDARARWSNAEMMQRIDAGIERHRKGDMAVQVLDKEGRPVSGAEVTAVQKTHAFLFGANLFVLGQLATPELNAKYERAFTGIFNFASIPFYWKDLEPEPGVPRFAESAPYIWRRPPPDILVAWCKAQEITAKGHPLLWHSINPDWMPKEPEALHAAYITRFEEIARRYGNDVAIWDVVNESLVSDSKYPLYTPDQTYVPWAFEQAHRVFPESSLLMINEVMTVSHRVIGENRYYRQIEALLKQGCGIEGIGFQFHFFTRDVLDKEFLSNPGMGPESLFDVYEAFGKFGLPLYITEITIPGSGPDGPAIQAETVANLYRLWFSVEKMAGITWWNLADNTAYGNENSALGGLADENLDPKPAYQALDRLINHEWKTRFNGVTDAGGRCAFRGFAGNYEISVAVPGGEVRHLAQSLEAGKKNECASIAKQ; from the coding sequence ATGAGATTCTCGGTAATTGTCGGCGCAACCATGGTTTTTCAGATGACATTCGCAGCGGCGGGCGCGGGGGCGCTTGAGGACGCCCGGGCGCGATGGTCCAACGCGGAGATGATGCAGCGCATTGATGCGGGCATCGAGCGCCATCGAAAAGGTGACATGGCGGTTCAGGTGCTCGACAAAGAGGGCCGGCCGGTTTCGGGAGCCGAGGTCACGGCCGTCCAGAAGACGCACGCATTCCTATTCGGGGCCAATCTCTTTGTACTGGGCCAACTCGCGACTCCCGAGCTGAATGCCAAGTATGAGCGCGCATTTACAGGCATATTCAACTTCGCCTCGATACCCTTTTACTGGAAGGATTTGGAGCCGGAACCGGGTGTGCCGCGATTCGCCGAGAGCGCGCCCTACATTTGGCGCCGTCCGCCGCCGGATATCCTGGTTGCATGGTGCAAAGCACAGGAAATCACCGCCAAAGGCCATCCACTCCTCTGGCACTCGATCAACCCGGATTGGATGCCAAAGGAGCCGGAGGCATTGCACGCCGCGTACATAACGCGGTTCGAGGAGATAGCCCGCCGCTATGGAAACGACGTCGCCATCTGGGATGTTGTAAACGAATCGCTGGTGAGCGATTCAAAATACCCGCTTTACACGCCGGACCAGACGTATGTGCCGTGGGCGTTCGAACAGGCCCACCGCGTCTTCCCGGAATCCAGCCTATTGATGATCAACGAAGTGATGACGGTTAGCCACAGAGTAATCGGGGAGAACCGCTACTACAGGCAAATCGAGGCTCTGTTGAAGCAAGGGTGCGGCATCGAGGGGATTGGGTTCCAGTTTCACTTCTTCACGAGAGACGTGCTGGATAAAGAATTTCTGAGTAATCCCGGCATGGGGCCTGAAAGCCTTTTCGACGTTTACGAAGCGTTCGGGAAGTTTGGTCTGCCGCTATACATCACGGAGATAACTATCCCGGGAAGCGGTCCGGACGGCCCGGCGATACAGGCAGAGACCGTAGCCAACCTGTACCGCCTCTGGTTCAGCGTCGAGAAAATGGCCGGCATCACCTGGTGGAACCTCGCCGACAATACCGCATACGGAAACGAGAATTCGGCGCTGGGCGGGCTGGCCGATGAAAATCTGGACCCCAAGCCCGCTTATCAGGCACTCGACAGACTGATAAACCATGAATGGAAGACGCGCTTCAACGGCGTGACCGATGCAGGGGGACGGTGCGCGTTTCGAGGGTTCGCGGGCAATTACGAGATCAGCGTTGCGGTTCCCGGCGGCGAGGTCCGGCACCTTGCACAATCGCTGGAGGCCGGCAAGAAGAACGAGTGCGCTTCTATTGCGAAGCAATGA
- a CDS encoding PEP-CTERM sorting domain-containing protein — protein MMRYPRKTLLMIAVGILSLCCESFADTVTIDTGTSFNLTYNSGNYDPYEPCLGITPGGTWLNPLEYLPRENDYTNDLLAALYGQYGVNTSNEDYTLIYQYSVADSSLTGTMLIDWYQAVDEHSGQYCYHGAEIVAYYDYGEGEEDLGLDWVQLYDEFGGSVVSPYDFTVDGSHDQSPAYYAPGYGPWTPSGYSLDPNHDMTWSDGPYDRHEETKPWMGGVEFYMFLASFGDMYPDPNSNSVFYQDVTIYDGIVWGYFGDCYIVPEPATVGLFCLGLLGLVRRQVLKAR, from the coding sequence ATGATGCGATACCCAAGAAAGACCTTGCTGATGATTGCCGTTGGGATCCTGTCGCTGTGCTGCGAGAGCTTCGCTGACACGGTTACCATTGACACCGGCACGAGTTTCAATCTCACCTACAATTCGGGCAACTATGACCCGTATGAACCGTGTTTGGGTATCACCCCGGGCGGCACGTGGCTGAATCCTCTGGAATACCTTCCTCGGGAGAACGACTACACGAACGACTTGCTCGCCGCCCTGTACGGGCAATACGGGGTCAACACCTCAAACGAAGACTACACGCTGATTTACCAATACAGTGTAGCCGATTCCAGCCTCACCGGGACAATGCTCATCGATTGGTACCAAGCGGTCGACGAGCATTCGGGGCAGTACTGCTACCACGGAGCCGAAATCGTCGCTTATTACGATTACGGCGAAGGGGAGGAGGACCTCGGGCTCGATTGGGTCCAATTGTATGACGAATTCGGAGGTTCCGTTGTTTCCCCTTACGACTTCACTGTTGATGGTTCCCATGATCAGAGTCCGGCGTATTACGCCCCAGGATACGGGCCGTGGACGCCTTCCGGTTACAGCCTTGATCCGAACCACGACATGACCTGGAGCGACGGTCCCTATGACCGTCATGAGGAGACGAAACCCTGGATGGGCGGAGTCGAATTCTACATGTTCCTAGCCTCGTTTGGAGACATGTATCCCGATCCGAACAGCAACTCTGTTTTTTACCAGGATGTCACCATTTACGATGGCATCGTCTGGGGCTATTTCGGAGACTGCTACATTGTGCCCGAGCCTGCTACAGTAGGTCTGTTCTGTCTAGGCCTGCTCGGTCTCGTCCGCCGGCAGGTATTGAAGGCCCGCTGA